Proteins co-encoded in one Clarias gariepinus isolate MV-2021 ecotype Netherlands chromosome 13, CGAR_prim_01v2, whole genome shotgun sequence genomic window:
- the LOC128535733 gene encoding up-regulator of cell proliferation-like, translating to MDSKRFVTKAKDIGSGSRSTQRDLSQLTDVLLSFFKTLGLETYYPNKLTLRSLLEINSATVAGEEIDSLQAIPWAFLRKLLMVNSKSRSLLSALCENDEGDDLFSEEDSDCSLNLLDLHTALFLCSDSFLQQEIALKLSMCQFAVPFVLPQGIHNQCTLMLWALRGIMKEWRPHSMSESKGFLEDSVVNADIPLISFVRLNNSSLSKSQVLNQVLNNSEQHHDFFSHRDMIGGSAPKFIANGLIEICWSLPSGNNSIDVFPEAVAIANLRGGVSTSETQFSFLTQVSTAVFVFLDSVEEKEQRLFASLQGIKSKLFLVVNPQRNINQNVKSAIEAAIVTLKLERDHIIKKSQKVNLATFAKTINSAIKSVILNKSHKSCSINSMKDIAQGVGLAVDEIQRKACVVAEAAAEQVVKTIGVRQITDYKKTQLPLQGENWKKLAKIEKEQCRLRNSGKWSLEEYKVQLEKEKDKIWNKQSQYKMTKTMELYINSLLSINDTERAFFLKWLGLKMDMRSRKNMSSLRRRYKECERKKDKDGIARLDQDLLDCSLGIEHYMREMGQIYESVSFGLGKTSDKINSLPNLAAKMLLSGFPLELLDGDASNIPEKWVNDVLMELHRMVGQKTRLLVVTVLGVQSTGKSTLLNTMFGVQFAVGSGRCTRGAFMIFLPVGNDLKEELLCDFVLLIDTEGLKSPALAQLEDSYEHDNELATFVIGLSDVTIINIAMENSTEMKDVLQIAVHAFLRMKEIGKKTVCHFVHQNVAGVSAYNKNLTERKQLLDQLNEMTVIAAQMEKKPKIKQFTDVLDYDVKKNNWYMPGLWHGTPPMAPVNTGYSVAVFEFKKTLLGILKTRKDEQPFQIPEFLQWMSNLWSEVKFENFIFSFRNSLVAQAFDNLCKEFSEWEWSFRRHIQSWLTTEIVKISNTEKQGSNEVLEPLKQKAQIEIASQKKIIDEKLNNYYKKKDRNVYFVEKYKVDFASSIKGLEKEMEDEVKKRLEAAFQLRINQKKLEDIQTNQKSIIECQVLQLLQNYKHRTDEVSDKELTADFESMWKREVVKNSSVEEKDVPADVLKQLRASLVNRNVMEDLQKVRDLTQYGREKFQVKDKHIKWEKKIQRFFTQCSATRDLELVANNITVYCSKMIQQFAEEKTDYQNIFTKDVLEEIDEQLQKEGSKINTKFELDLKLHICGIASRKFLEMHRKFLSDKDPFKHVQKLKMKYLSDFIDLYREKDQCQRKAQDFTQLCLKPAVTDYINQSIGPDIVDAVLLNNRTEYSSRVRFQYTILKELLEESNFNDFKKYILGYNVYVQDWIYNHIVQCLSKDISLQSLKIKKLEIIMNTIMKAMEDSKDDNGSPLPNNAAGTKRLIQNFCQSMSRAIPISMNTVEGVLFQNTGCCAPFTKSLYECINDMKRQLTEEIFMSTDIKETLSNVYLKPQKELFKRVFGCGRKCPFCKTPCEAGGKSHTVHYAGLHRPKGLGGFLYTGNNTLCEEICTSSVHSNGTFQSYETNFQPHPFTDYRKHYPDWEIAPDKSAKASDYWKYVLVTFNTKFAEMYKAEPAVYPDEWNKITKMQALISLKQNFNIK from the exons ATGGATTCCAAGCGATTTGTCACTAAGG CAAAGGACATTGGATCAGGATCAAGATCAACACAGAGGGACTTAAGCCAACTTACAG atgtacttctttcattttttaaaacactgggACTTGAAACGTACTACCCAAACAAGCTGACTCTGAGGTCTTTACTAGAAATCAACAGTGCCACTGTGGCTGGTGAAGAGATTGACTCACTGCAAGCAATACCATGGGCCTTTCTAAGAAAGTTACTGATGGTTAATTCGAAATCAAGATCTTTGTTATCTGCACTTTGTGAAAATGATGAGGGAGATGACTTGTTTAGTGAAGAAGACAGTGATTGTAGCCTTAACCTTCTGGATCTTCACACTGCCCTCTTTTTATGTTCAGATAGTTTTCTCCAGCAGGAAATAGCCCTGAAATTGTCAATGTGCCAGTTTGCAGTACCATTTGTGTTACCTCAAGGAATACATAATCAGTGCACTCTTATGTTATGGGCACTTCGAGGTATCATGAAAGAATGGCGTCCACATTCAATGTCAGAATCTAAAGGCTTTCTCGAAGACAGTGTTGTTAATGCAGACATTCCCTTGATATCATTTGTAAGGTTAAATAACAGCAGCTTGTCCAAGTCCCAGGTTTTAAACCAAGTGCTTAACAATTCAGAGCAGCATCATGACTTCTTTTCTCATCGTGACATGATCGGAGGATCTGCTCCCAAGTTCATCGCTAACGGCCTGATTGAAATATGCTGGAGTCTTCCATCTGGGAATAATAGCATTGATGTCTTTCCTGAAGCAGTGGCAATTGCTAATTTAAGAGGAGGTGTGTCCACTTCTGAAACTCAATTCAGTTTCCTTACTCAGGTGTCAACAGCTGTCTTTGTGTTTCTGGACAGTGTTGAAGAAAAGGAGCAAAGGCTATTTGCCTCTTTACAAGGAATTAAGTCCAAGTTATTTCTTGTGGTCAACCCtcaaagaaatataaatcagaATGTGAAGTCAGCAATTGAAGCAGCAATTGTAACTCTGAAACTTGAAAGAGACCACATCATTAAGAAAAGCCAAAAAGTGAATTTGGCTACTTTTGCAAAAACTATCAATTCTGCTATTAAGAGTGTTATACTGAATAAAAGTCATAAATCATGTAGTATCAATTCCATGAAGGACATTGCTCAGGGTGTAGGTTTAGCTGTTGATGAAATTCAGAGAAAAGCCTGTGTAGTGGCAGAAGCAGCTGCAGAACAAGTTGTAAAAACTATTGGAGTTCGTCAAATAACAGACTATAAAAAGACACAGTTGCCACTACAAGgtgaaaattggaaaaaactgGCAAAAATAGAGAAAGAGCAATGTAGGTTAAGAAATTCAGGAAAATGGAGCTTGGAGGAGTATAAAGTTCaacttgaaaaagaaaaagataaaatctGGAACAAACAAAGCCagtacaaaatgacaaaaacaatgGAGCTTTACATAAATTCTTTGTTGAGCATTAATGACACTGAGCGAGCTTTCTTCCTGAAATGGCTGGGACTAAAGATGGACATGCGATCTCGCAAAAACATGTCAAGCCTTCGCCGCAGATACAAGGAATGTGAacgaaagaaagacaaagatgGTATAGCTCGATTAGACCAGGACCTTCTTGATTGCTCACTTGGCATAGAGCACTACATGAGGGAAATGGGACAAATCTATGAGTCTGTTTCATTTGGTTTAGGCAAAACATCTGATAAAATTAACAGTCTCCCTAATTTGGCTGCTAAAATGCTTCTATCTGGGTTTCCACTTGAACTACTAGATGGAGATGCATCAAATATCCCAGAGAAATGGGTTAATGATGTTCTCATGGAACTTCACAGGATGGTTGGCCAGAAGACCCGTTTGCTGGTTGTGACCGTGTTAGGGGTCCAGAGTACTGGTAAATCAACACTGCTCAACACTATGTTTGGAGTTCAGTTTGCAGTGGGCAGTGGACGATGCACACGTGGAGCATTCATGATTTTCCTTCCAGTGGGCAACGACTTGAAGGAGGAGTTACTTTGTGACTTTGTCCTTCTGATTGATACAGAGGGTTTGAAATCACCAGCACTGGCACAACTGGAAGACAGTTATGAGCATGACAATGAATTGGCCACATTTGTCATTGGTCTTAGTGATGTAACCATCATCAACATAGCAATGGAGAATTCCACAGAAATGAAGGATGTCTTGCAAATAGCAGTTCATGCATTTCTGCGGATGAAGGAAATTGGTAAAAAAACTGTTTGTCATTTTGTCCATCAAAATGTTGCTGGTGTATCTGCATATAACAAAAACCTGACTGAGCGAAAACAACTCCTCGACCAACTAAATGAGATGACGGTAATTGCAGCTCAGAtggaaaaaaagccaaaaataaaacaattcacTGATGTTTTGGATTatgatgtgaaaaagaataactgGTATATGCCAGGCCTATGGCATGGCACACCACCAATGGCACCAGTTAATACAGGCTACAGTGTGGCTGTTTTTGAGTTTAAGAAAACCTTATTGGGAATCCTTAAAACACGAAAAGATGAACAACCTTTTCAGATTCCAGAGTTCCTGCAGTGGATGAGTAACTTGTGGAGCGAAGTGAAGTTTGAAAACTTCATCTTTAGTTTCAGAAACAGTCTGGTGGCCCAGGCCTTTGACAACCTTTGCAAAGAGTTTTCAGAATGGGAGTGGTCTTTCAGGAGACACATTCAATCTTGGCTTACAACTGAAATAGTAAAAATATCTAACACTGAAAAACAAGGCAGTAATGAGGTTCTCGAGCCACTTAAACAGAAAGCACAAATAGAGATTGCCTCTCAGAAAAAGATTATTGATGAAAAGCTAAATaactactacaaaaaaaaagacagaaatgtaTACTTCGTTGAAAAGTACAAGGTTGATTTTGCTAGCAGCATCAAAGGTCTAGAGAAAGAAATGGAAGATGAAGTGAAAAAAAGATTAGAAGCTGCTTTTCAGTTGAGAATTAATCAGAAGAAATTAGAAGACATTCAAACAAATCAAAAATCAATTATTGAATGCCAAGTCCTTCAACTCCTGCAAAATTACAAACATCGTACGGATGAAGTGTCTGACAAGGAACTCACTGCTGATTTCGAAAGCATGTGGAAAAGAGAAGTTGTAAAGAACAGTAGTGTAGAAGAAAAGGATGTTCCTGCTGATGTTTTGAAGCAACTGCGAGCAAGTTTAGTTAATCGCAATGTCATGGAGGATTTGCAGAAAGTTCGAGATCTGACACAGTATGGCCGAGAAAAATTTCAGGTCAAAGACAAACATATTAAATGGGAAAAGAAAATACaacgtttttttacacaatgtaGTGCAACGAGAGATCTAGAGCTTGTTGCAAATAACataactgtatactgtagtaaaATGATTCAACAATTTGCGGAGGAAAAAACTGACTACcaaaatatctttacaaaagaCGTGCTGGAGGAAATTGATGAACAGCTACAAAAAGAAggttcaaaaataaatacaaaatttgaGCTGGATCTTAAGTTGCACATTTGTGGCATTGCCTCTCGGAAATTTCTTGAGATGCACAGGAAATTCCTCAGTGACAAAGATCCCTTTAAACATGTTCAGAAACTGAAGATGAAGTATCTGTCTGATTTCATTGATTTGTACAGAGAGAAGGACCAGTGCCAAAGAAAAGCACAAGACTTCACTCAGCTCTGTCTCAAGCCAGCAGTCACTGACTACATCAACCAGTCTATTGGACCTGACATTGTTGATGCTGTTCTGCTAAACAACCGAACTGAGTATAGTTCTCGAGTTCGTTTTCAGTACACTATTCTAAAAGAGCTACTGGAAGAATctaattttaatgattttaaaaaatacattttgggaTACAATGTTTATGTCCAGGATTGGATATACAATCATATTGTTCAATGCCTTTCCAAAGACATATCTCTGCAaagtttaaaaattaagaaGCTGGAGATCATAATGAATACAATCATGAAAGCAATGGAAGACTCTAAGGATGACAATGGCTCTCCTTTGCCCAACAATGCAGCGGGTACAAAAAGGTTGATCCAGAACTTTTGCCAATCCATGAGTCGTGCCATCCCAATTTCCATGAACACAGTGGAAGGGGTCCTCTTTCAGAATACAGGCTGTTGTGCTCCCTTTACCAAAAGTCTCTATGAATGTATAAATGACATGAAACGACAGCTAACAGAAGAGATTTTCATGTCAACTGATATCAAAGAGACACTGAGCAATGTATATTTGAAGCCTCAAAAGGAGCTCTTTAAAAGGGTCTTTGGATGTGGAAGAAAGTGTCCCTTTTGCAAAACACCATGTGAGGCAGGAGGAAAGAGTCATACAGTACACTATGCAGGTCTACATAGGCCAAAGGGCCTTGGTGGCTTCTTATATACAGGAAATAATACTCTCTGTGAAGAGATTTGTACATCTAGTGTTCATTCGAATGGAACATTTCAAAGTTATGAAACTAATTTCCAACCTCATCCTTTCACTGATTACAGGAAGCACTACCCAGACTGGGAGATTGCACCTGACAAGTCTGCAAAGGCCTCAGATTACTGGAAGTATGTGCTGGTGACATTTAATACGAAATTTGCTGAAATGTATAAAGCAGAACCAGCTGTATATCCAGATGAATGGAATAAAATCACTAAAATGCAGGCTCTAATTAGTCTGAAGCAaaactttaatattaaataa